The following are encoded together in the Phenylobacterium sp. NIBR 498073 genome:
- a CDS encoding MarR family transcriptional regulator: MSQDGRFEPRRPGVDYGVLDELTGYALRRAQIRMTEAFDARLGPERITTQRFSALVLINANPGLKQTRLASLMGIARSGALAIVDALAAQGLIERRPAPGDRRAQALHLTDQGRARLPQIMRLVREHDRELTQGFSPEEIAVLRALLERIRT; this comes from the coding sequence ATGAGCCAGGACGGACGGTTCGAACCGCGGCGGCCGGGCGTCGACTACGGCGTGCTGGACGAGCTGACCGGCTACGCGCTGCGCCGGGCTCAAATCCGGATGACCGAGGCCTTCGACGCTCGCCTCGGCCCCGAGCGGATCACCACCCAGCGGTTCTCGGCCCTGGTGCTGATCAACGCCAATCCTGGCCTCAAGCAGACCCGACTGGCTTCGCTCATGGGGATCGCGCGCTCCGGCGCGCTGGCGATCGTCGACGCCCTGGCCGCCCAGGGCCTGATCGAGCGGAGACCCGCGCCGGGCGACCGCCGCGCGCAGGCGCTGCATTTGACCGACCAGGGCCGCGCGCGGCTGCCGCAGATCATGCGGCTGGTGCGTGAACACGACCGCGAGCTGACGCAGGGTTTCAGCCCCGAGGAGATCGCCGTCCTGCGCGCGCTGCTCGAGCGCATCCGCACCTAG
- a CDS encoding flavin-dependent oxidoreductase — MKVIVAGAGIGGLAAALALHAVGAEVVVYEAAPQVLPLGVGINLLPHAGEVLAELGLMDQLTALGVATRELVYFNRLGQRIWGEPRGRFAGHATPQLSLPRGALQSTLLAAARARLGAERIVCDRRLARFTQDGGMMSVTFISASGEAFEVQGDILVAADGIHSAARAALFPGEGPPVYSGRTLWRATTLAAPFLSGASMIMAGWQDQKFVAYPIGPVQPDGRQLINWIAELSLPARLRREDWNRRGVLADFLPRFADWRFDWLDVPGLITGAQAVYEYPMVDRDPLPRWTHGAMTLLGDAAHPMYPIGSNGASQAILDARALALAIAGAEDPESGLAAYERARLAPTAAIVVANRGNGPEQCMQLAHERAPQGFERIEDVFADGELEAIAARYKVLTGLRREETQA; from the coding sequence ATGAAGGTGATCGTGGCCGGTGCGGGCATCGGCGGTCTGGCCGCGGCCCTGGCGCTGCACGCCGTCGGGGCCGAGGTCGTCGTCTACGAGGCCGCGCCGCAGGTCCTGCCGCTGGGCGTCGGGATCAACCTGCTGCCGCACGCCGGCGAGGTGCTGGCCGAACTCGGCCTGATGGACCAGCTGACCGCCCTGGGCGTGGCCACGCGCGAGCTGGTCTATTTCAACCGGCTGGGACAGCGCATCTGGGGCGAGCCGCGCGGCCGCTTCGCCGGCCACGCGACGCCGCAGCTCTCGCTGCCGCGCGGCGCACTGCAATCGACGCTGCTGGCGGCGGCGCGGGCGCGGCTGGGCGCCGAGCGGATCGTCTGCGATCGGCGCCTGGCGCGGTTCACCCAGGACGGCGGCATGATGAGCGTGACTTTCATCTCGGCCTCGGGCGAGGCGTTCGAGGTGCAGGGCGACATCCTCGTCGCCGCCGACGGCATCCATTCGGCCGCCCGCGCGGCGCTGTTCCCGGGCGAGGGGCCGCCCGTCTATTCGGGCCGCACGCTGTGGCGCGCCACCACCCTGGCCGCGCCCTTCCTGAGCGGCGCCAGCATGATCATGGCGGGCTGGCAGGATCAGAAGTTCGTCGCCTATCCGATCGGGCCGGTCCAACCCGACGGCCGCCAGCTGATCAACTGGATCGCCGAGCTCAGCCTGCCCGCGCGCCTGCGCCGCGAAGACTGGAACCGCCGCGGCGTGCTGGCCGACTTCCTGCCGCGCTTCGCGGACTGGCGCTTCGACTGGCTGGACGTGCCCGGCCTGATCACCGGCGCGCAGGCGGTCTATGAGTACCCGATGGTCGACCGCGATCCGCTGCCGCGCTGGACGCATGGCGCGATGACCCTGCTCGGCGATGCGGCCCATCCGATGTATCCAATCGGCTCGAACGGGGCGAGCCAGGCGATCCTCGACGCCCGCGCCCTGGCTCTTGCGATCGCCGGAGCCGAGGACCCTGAGAGCGGCCTGGCCGCCTATGAGCGGGCGCGGTTGGCGCCGACCGCCGCCATCGTCGTGGCCAACCGCGGCAACGGCCCCGAGCAATGCATGCAGCTGGCCCATGAGCGCGCGCCGCAGGGCTTCGAGCGCATCGAGGACGTGTTCGCGGACGGCGAGCTGGAGGCCATCGCCGCCCGGTACAAGGTGCTGACCGGACTGCGCCGCGAGGAGACGCAAGCATGA
- a CDS encoding metal-dependent hydrolase → MFVGHYAASLAAKAIEPRAPLWSYVIAAQAIDIGWAGLLMAGVEKARIDPSLPGSTLDLYHMPFTHSLPAVVLWSLAGLLLARAARLPLDAAIAIALVVFSHWLGDLLVHRPDLQIWLGGTKVGFGLWNYPVPEQAVEIGLLGLGAAAWAFVRGRQGRSLWPVLVFMTILLAVQIIAMVMPGDGAGDAAGVGGAALAVYLVLGLIAFALDRPRRLT, encoded by the coding sequence ATGTTCGTCGGTCACTACGCCGCCTCTCTCGCCGCCAAGGCTATCGAGCCGCGCGCCCCGCTGTGGAGCTACGTGATCGCCGCCCAGGCCATCGACATCGGCTGGGCCGGGCTGCTCATGGCCGGGGTTGAGAAGGCCCGCATCGACCCCAGCCTGCCGGGCAGCACGCTTGACCTCTACCACATGCCCTTCACCCACAGCCTGCCGGCGGTGGTGCTGTGGTCGCTGGCGGGCCTGTTGCTGGCGCGGGCCGCGCGGCTGCCCTTGGATGCGGCGATCGCCATCGCCCTGGTGGTGTTCTCGCACTGGCTGGGCGACCTGCTGGTGCACCGGCCCGACCTCCAGATCTGGCTCGGCGGGACCAAGGTCGGGTTCGGGCTCTGGAACTATCCGGTTCCCGAGCAGGCGGTGGAGATCGGCCTGCTGGGCTTGGGGGCGGCGGCCTGGGCCTTCGTGCGGGGGCGGCAAGGGCGCTCGCTGTGGCCGGTGCTCGTGTTCATGACCATCCTGCTGGCCGTGCAGATCATCGCGATGGTGATGCCGGGCGACGGCGCCGGCGACGCGGCCGGCGTGGGCGGCGCGGCCCTGGCCGTCTACCTCGTCCTGGGGCTGATCGCCTTCGCCCTGGATCGCCCGCGTCGGCTCACCTAG
- a CDS encoding PQQ-dependent dehydrogenase, methanol/ethanol family — protein MKSLKLAAVIAVAAVLAACSQKAETGKAGNVDGDRIAAAAGNGEWLSYGRTYDEQRHSPLDKINASNVGQLGLAWMHEFDTDRGQEATPVMVDGVLYTTTAWSKVFAFDAKTGALKWSYDPKVDGKKGFDACCDVVNRGVAVWKGKVYVGALDGRLIALDAATGKPVWSVQTTDTSRPYTITGAPRVIKDKVLIGNGGGEYGVRGYLSAYNANDGKLVWRFYTTPNPNGQPDNAASDKVMKEKGAATWFGEGWKATGGGGTVWDAMAYDPELDILYAGVGNGTPWNHVKRSDGKGDNLFLSSILALKPDTGEYVWHYQTTPGESWDYTATQHIILADMNVGGAARKVLMQAPKNGFFYVLDRTNGELISAKPYVPITWAKGVDPATGRPIENSGVRYENAPSLQVPAPFGAHNWHPMAFNPKENLVYIPAQVIPFAYTPDKGYSYRAGGWNVGTDFLANALPTDKAQIAALKAMVKGELIAWDPVAQKARFTIQHPYFWNAGVLSTGGGLIFQGAAQGEFAAYSAADGKKLWSYQTDNGVIAAPMTYEIDGEQYVAQMVGYGGAGALSAPFVLPDRPRLPGRLLVFKLGGKATAPAYVRPEKFELDLTGVTSTGDAKRGFALFHQNCQVCHGPNATGTYLPDLRRSQMLLSADSWKSVLIDGALAERGMASFSRFFDAKGAEDLRAYVLTEARNVQAEAKATKGGAAPKS, from the coding sequence ATGAAGAGCTTGAAGCTGGCGGCGGTCATCGCCGTGGCGGCGGTCTTGGCCGCATGCAGTCAGAAGGCCGAGACAGGCAAGGCCGGCAATGTCGACGGCGATCGGATCGCGGCGGCCGCCGGCAACGGCGAATGGCTCTCCTACGGGCGGACCTATGACGAGCAGCGCCACAGCCCGCTCGACAAGATCAACGCCAGCAACGTCGGCCAGCTGGGGCTGGCCTGGATGCACGAGTTCGACACCGACCGCGGCCAGGAGGCCACGCCGGTCATGGTCGACGGCGTGCTCTACACCACCACCGCCTGGTCCAAGGTCTTCGCCTTCGACGCCAAGACCGGCGCGCTGAAGTGGTCCTACGATCCCAAGGTCGACGGCAAGAAGGGCTTCGACGCCTGTTGCGACGTGGTCAACCGCGGCGTCGCCGTCTGGAAGGGCAAGGTCTATGTCGGCGCCCTCGACGGCCGCCTGATCGCCCTCGACGCGGCCACCGGCAAGCCGGTCTGGTCGGTCCAGACCACCGACACCTCGCGCCCCTACACGATCACCGGCGCGCCGCGGGTCATCAAGGACAAGGTGCTGATCGGCAACGGCGGCGGCGAGTACGGCGTGCGCGGCTACCTGTCGGCCTACAACGCCAATGACGGCAAGCTGGTCTGGCGCTTCTACACCACGCCCAATCCGAACGGGCAGCCCGACAACGCCGCCTCCGACAAGGTCATGAAGGAGAAGGGCGCGGCCACCTGGTTCGGCGAGGGCTGGAAGGCCACCGGCGGCGGCGGCACCGTCTGGGACGCCATGGCCTACGACCCCGAGCTCGACATCCTCTATGCCGGGGTCGGCAACGGCACGCCCTGGAACCACGTGAAGCGCTCGGACGGCAAGGGCGACAACCTGTTCCTGTCCTCGATCCTGGCGCTGAAGCCCGACACCGGCGAGTACGTCTGGCACTATCAAACGACGCCGGGCGAGAGCTGGGACTACACCGCCACCCAGCACATCATCCTGGCCGACATGAATGTGGGAGGCGCCGCCCGAAAGGTGCTGATGCAGGCGCCCAAGAACGGCTTCTTCTACGTCCTCGACCGCACCAACGGCGAGCTGATCTCGGCTAAGCCCTATGTGCCGATCACCTGGGCCAAGGGCGTCGATCCGGCCACCGGCCGCCCGATCGAGAACTCCGGCGTGCGCTATGAGAACGCGCCCTCGCTGCAGGTGCCCGCGCCGTTCGGCGCCCACAACTGGCACCCGATGGCCTTCAATCCGAAGGAAAACCTGGTCTACATCCCGGCCCAGGTGATCCCGTTCGCCTACACGCCGGACAAGGGCTACAGCTACCGCGCCGGCGGCTGGAACGTCGGCACCGACTTCCTGGCCAACGCCCTGCCCACCGACAAGGCCCAGATCGCCGCCCTCAAGGCGATGGTGAAGGGCGAGCTGATCGCCTGGGACCCGGTCGCCCAGAAGGCGCGCTTCACGATCCAGCACCCCTATTTCTGGAACGCCGGCGTGCTGTCGACCGGCGGCGGCCTGATCTTCCAGGGCGCGGCCCAGGGCGAGTTCGCCGCCTACAGCGCCGCCGACGGCAAGAAGCTCTGGTCCTACCAGACCGACAACGGCGTCATCGCCGCGCCGATGACCTACGAGATCGACGGCGAGCAGTACGTCGCCCAGATGGTCGGCTACGGCGGCGCCGGGGCGCTATCGGCGCCGTTCGTGCTGCCCGACCGCCCGCGGCTGCCGGGCCGGCTGCTGGTCTTCAAGCTGGGCGGCAAGGCGACGGCGCCGGCCTACGTCCGTCCCGAGAAGTTCGAGCTCGACCTGACCGGCGTGACCTCGACCGGCGACGCCAAGCGCGGCTTCGCCCTGTTCCACCAGAACTGCCAGGTCTGCCACGGTCCCAACGCCACCGGGACCTATCTGCCCGACCTGCGCCGCTCGCAGATGTTGCTGTCGGCCGACAGCTGGAAGTCGGTGCTGATCGACGGAGCGCTGGCCGAGCGCGGCATGGCCAGCTTCAGCCGCTTCTTCGACGCCAAGGGCGCCGAGGACCTGCGCGCCTACGTGCTGACCGAAGCCCGCAACGTGCAGGCCGAGGCGAAGGCGACCAAGGGAGGAGCCGCGCCCAAGAGCTAG